The following proteins are co-located in the Vigna unguiculata cultivar IT97K-499-35 chromosome 9, ASM411807v1, whole genome shotgun sequence genome:
- the LOC114163249 gene encoding auxin-responsive protein IAA8-like isoform X1 → MSPPLLGIGEEEGKSNVTLLVSSSTTMESVCLKTLELKERNYMGLSDCSSVDSSVPSFSEETKSNLNLKATELRLGLPGSQSPERDSDFCLRSSTQFDEKPLFPLRPLTDDHHSSTKTAILGNKRGFSDAMNGFSEGKFLVDSENNPILSPRPGSNLGLNPCSTLEKAGTQQNKMKEAAIAKEPHSVNETRPSIDCSANNNNSAPATKAQVVGWPPIRSFRKNSLATNSKNNEEVDGKVGVGALFVKVSMDGAPYLRKVDLNNYSAYPELSSALEKMFSCFTIICLDPVTACFGMITGQCGSHGILGREMLNETKLKDLLHGSEYVLTYEDKDGDWMLVGDVPWEMFIETCKRLRIMKSSDAIGLAPRAVEKSKSRS, encoded by the exons ATGTCTCCACCATTGCTGGGAATAGGGGAGGAGGAGGGTAAAAGCAATGTCACTTTGTTGGTTTCCTCATCAACCACCATGGAAAGTGTGTGCCTGAAGACCTTAGAATTGAAAGAACGCAACTACATGGGTTTATCTGATTGTTCTTCTGTGGACAGTTCAGTTCCGTCCTTCTCAGAAGAGACTAAAAGTAACCTGAACCTGAAAGCCACAGAGCTCAGGCTTGGGCTTCCGGGATCACAATCCCCTGAAAGAGATTCCGATTTTTGCTTAAGAAGCTCAACTCAATTTGATGAAAAACCCTTGTTTCCTTTGCGTCCTCTCACTGATGATCACCATTCTTCAACCAAGACTGCTATTTTGGGAAACAAGAGAGGGTTTTCAGATGCCATGAATGGCTTCTCAGAG GGGAAGTTCCTAGTTGATTCGGAGAACAATCCTATACTATCTCCGAGGCCCGGTTCTAACTTGGGATTAAATCCTTGTTCTACACTTGAGAAGGCTGGGACTCAgcaaaacaaaatgaaagaagcAGCAATAGCAAAGGAGCCTCATTCTGTCAATGAAACTAGACCAAGTATTGATTGTTCTGCAAATAACAATAACAGTGCACCAGCTACCAA GGCTCAGGTTGTGGGGTGGCCCCCTATAAGATCATTTAGGAAGAATTCATTGGCAACTAATTCAAAGAACAATGAAGAAGTTGATGGAAAAGTGGGGGTTGGTGCACTGTTCGTCAAAGTCAGTATGGATGGTGCTCCCTATTTAAGGAAAGTGGACTTGAATAACTACTCTGCATATCCAGAATTATCTTCTGCTCTTGAGAAGATGTTCAGCTGTTTTACCataa TCTGCTTGGATCCAGTTACTGCTTGTTTTGGTATGATTACAGGTCAGTGTGGATCTCATGGAATTCTGGGCAGGGAAATGCTGAATGAAACCAAGCTGAAGGACCTTCTTCATGGATCAGAATATGTTCTTACATATGAGGACAAAGATGGCGATTGGATGCTCGTGGGTGATGTTCCCTGGGA GATGTTTATTGAAACATGCAAGAGGCTGAGGATCATGAAGAGTTCTGATGCCATTGGTTTAG CTCCCAGGGCTGTTGAAAAAAGTAAAAGCAGGAGCTAG
- the LOC114163249 gene encoding auxin-responsive protein IAA8-like isoform X2: MSPPLLGIGEEEGKSNVTLLVSSSTTMESVCLKTLELKERNYMGLSDCSSVDSSVPSFSEETKSNLNLKATELRLGLPGSQSPERDSDFCLRSSTQFDEKPLFPLRPLTDDHHSSTKTAILGNKRGFSDAMNGFSEGKFLVDSENNPILSPRPGSNLGLNPCSTLEKAGTQQNKMKEAAIAKEPHSVNETRPSIDCSANNNNSAPATKAQVVGWPPIRSFRKNSLATNSKNNEEVDGKVGVGALFVKVSMDGAPYLRKVDLNNYSAYPELSSALEKMFSCFTISQCGSHGILGREMLNETKLKDLLHGSEYVLTYEDKDGDWMLVGDVPWEMFIETCKRLRIMKSSDAIGLAPRAVEKSKSRS; encoded by the exons ATGTCTCCACCATTGCTGGGAATAGGGGAGGAGGAGGGTAAAAGCAATGTCACTTTGTTGGTTTCCTCATCAACCACCATGGAAAGTGTGTGCCTGAAGACCTTAGAATTGAAAGAACGCAACTACATGGGTTTATCTGATTGTTCTTCTGTGGACAGTTCAGTTCCGTCCTTCTCAGAAGAGACTAAAAGTAACCTGAACCTGAAAGCCACAGAGCTCAGGCTTGGGCTTCCGGGATCACAATCCCCTGAAAGAGATTCCGATTTTTGCTTAAGAAGCTCAACTCAATTTGATGAAAAACCCTTGTTTCCTTTGCGTCCTCTCACTGATGATCACCATTCTTCAACCAAGACTGCTATTTTGGGAAACAAGAGAGGGTTTTCAGATGCCATGAATGGCTTCTCAGAG GGGAAGTTCCTAGTTGATTCGGAGAACAATCCTATACTATCTCCGAGGCCCGGTTCTAACTTGGGATTAAATCCTTGTTCTACACTTGAGAAGGCTGGGACTCAgcaaaacaaaatgaaagaagcAGCAATAGCAAAGGAGCCTCATTCTGTCAATGAAACTAGACCAAGTATTGATTGTTCTGCAAATAACAATAACAGTGCACCAGCTACCAA GGCTCAGGTTGTGGGGTGGCCCCCTATAAGATCATTTAGGAAGAATTCATTGGCAACTAATTCAAAGAACAATGAAGAAGTTGATGGAAAAGTGGGGGTTGGTGCACTGTTCGTCAAAGTCAGTATGGATGGTGCTCCCTATTTAAGGAAAGTGGACTTGAATAACTACTCTGCATATCCAGAATTATCTTCTGCTCTTGAGAAGATGTTCAGCTGTTTTACCataa GTCAGTGTGGATCTCATGGAATTCTGGGCAGGGAAATGCTGAATGAAACCAAGCTGAAGGACCTTCTTCATGGATCAGAATATGTTCTTACATATGAGGACAAAGATGGCGATTGGATGCTCGTGGGTGATGTTCCCTGGGA GATGTTTATTGAAACATGCAAGAGGCTGAGGATCATGAAGAGTTCTGATGCCATTGGTTTAG CTCCCAGGGCTGTTGAAAAAAGTAAAAGCAGGAGCTAG